Part of the Micropterus dolomieu isolate WLL.071019.BEF.003 ecotype Adirondacks linkage group LG22, ASM2129224v1, whole genome shotgun sequence genome is shown below.
CCTCTACCCATCCATCTACCTGGACTACGAGCTCAAGTCCTCCTCCAACACTGTCAAGTTTGTCCACTATCGAGTCAAGGAAGCCATGAGGATCGCGTCCATCGCCCGTACCGGCTTCACATTGCCTGTGTTTGTCTATTCCAGACCTTTCTACGCCTATACCTTTGTGGTTCTTTCAGAGGTAAGTTTTCAGCTTTTAGTTTTTTGATGCCTCCTTAGAGCATCTTAAATAAGCAAGAAAGCATTCCTCATATGCTTTCACATAAGCTGAGTATATTGTATGAGCATTTGTAGATTATGAAACAGTGGAAGAGATGGATGTGTGTAAACTGGACAGTTTAAGTTGGattcaaatgtttaatttgttaaaatgtcCTTGTCACTTTGTTTCAGAGTGACCTGATTCACACCATTGGGGAGAGTGCTGCCTTGGGAGTGTCAGGTGTCGTCCTCTGGGGATCGTCAGAATATGCTCGATCACAGGTAAcagtaaaatgtataaaaacaaacatgcactACAAAGgatttaaaataactttcaatactacattaaataaagaaccccctcccaccaccacacacacacaaaaagctaTAAATTCACTTAAAATCAGATCAAAGGAACAGCCTTAAACTAAATGCTTATTATGTTATAGCATTATCCCTACATTGTGGCATACTTTACATAAAGAAGCCACAAAGCATTTTAGGGAACAATAAATTTTAATGACATAAATGGCAGATTGTCACCGTGTATAAAGGCTTCGTATTGTCTGACTATGAAAAATATGAACAGACATCATTATTTTTTCCTCCAGAACCTAATGTTTCCAAAAAtagtgattttttttcaaactctGACAGTCAAAAACCAGCATTTGATTTATGTGTGAAAGAGGTTTCTGTTGGTAACTGTGGAATGTTTTACATCCTGTTTACAGCAGACTCAGATGTCAATCTAGGAGAAAAAGACTATGTCATGTAATCCTCACTGAGAAATGAACTGAAATGGTAAAGAAATTAGCTTTATCACTTGAGTTGAACATTTCCAGTCCCGCTCAGTCATCAGATTATTGAAACCTTATACTTATTACTGCGACGTGCTGGAAACTGTCAGCAGTCCTAGCCGTGCAAGCATATGTTTTCCCCACTATTTAGAGATATTAACATGGTGAGGTGGTGCTCTTGCAAGAGACATATTTCTTTGCCTTTCCGCCTAAAGACACAAAAGCACGAGAACTGGATTAAACAGAATGTTTGTCTGCTCTTACAATCCGGTGATGTTAGCATGCCTAGCTGACTTGTTTTCTGTAACCTAGTGTTACTTCTAAACCTATGAGTTAGCAAACCATTAGCTATATTACTGTGTGGGGTTAaagcaaatgcaaaaaaaaaacagtttatgtTAGATTTCCCTTATGACACTGTAATATGCTACAATGGCTAACTTTACAAGAACAGTGATGTTCctttatttccatttattttacattttacataacTGGTGAAGATGGTGACTTTGTACCTGGGGAtttttagctttagcctcagtcttttTTGCATTATTTCACAGCACTTAGCTAGACATTGTGTATGTAGTCACAAGTGCATTTTCAGGGTTATCACTGTCAAACTAGTCAGTTGGAAATTAAAAAGTCAGCTGAAGATTGACTCATGTCCACCGCATGTAGTTAACATTAAttagctagctacagctgattAAGTATGCCAGCGACAGTTGCAATTCCAGCAGCAAAATCGACAGTCATTAGGTAAAAATGAGAAGCTGCTTTTGTCTGGAATCAAGGGCAAACTGCATACACTCCATGGCAGAATGGAAAGGGTTAGGGCACAGTAACAGCAGCTAAAGGAGACAGGgcttacaaacaaacaaacaaaataggTAAAACCTGTATGTGTCCTAATGTCTCTTTAATGATAATTGGTTTAGCATATTTCAGCTCACCTCTCCAAATGGCGTTGGCCTATGAATCAAATAAAAAGGCCTGGATGGTAAGAAGTAAACAATCTGATGGTATGGTGTGGAAAACATGCCCAGCAGAGATGCAAAGATGATTTTTAGTTACTAGAAAAGTAAGATCTTATAATTTTACAGGCTAATGACAGTGTCTTTTGTCTCCTGCCTCCTCCAGAGGAACTGCTTAACAGTGAAGAAGTACATTGATGGTCCACTGGGACATTATGTCATCAACGTCACCTCTGCTGCCAAGCTGTGCAGCAAAGCACTTTGCAAGAAGAACGGGAGGTGCGTCCGCAAGAGCCTTGACTCAGGTGCTTACCTGCACCTGAATCCACGCTTCTTCCACATCCACCGCAACCCGGCGCCCAGGGGCCCCCGCTTCCACGTCAGTGGTCACCTCAACAACCACGACATCCTGGACATGAAACACAAGTTCACCTGCAACTGCTACCAGGGCTGGACAGGCATTTACTGCGAGATGCCCCaggctccacctcctcctcctcctcctcctcccccacctcAGCCCGCCATCCCTCTGCCTCACCCCAGGGAGAACAGCCTGCTGGGAGATATCTTGCTCCTCTTATCCCTCCATTTCTCCTGTCTCTGTATCATCATGTTCCTGGGACTCTGTCTGATTATAAAGTGTCTGATACTGTAGACACCAAGCTACAACTGAGTGTTAGCCCAACTTTAAGTGTGatcagctgcagctccccttATGTCCACTAGATGCTGCTCCAACAAAACTGTATTGAAATGACTGTGAAAACTTCTAACTTGTCTTTAAAGATCAACAAATTCAAGTTCATTCAAGTAGCTGGATGTACACTTGGATTCCACCGGGCacggctacataactttacgtCTGCAACCATGTTTTGTTAAGTACACGGCTTCATACCCAACATGGTACGTTTCAGAAAtggagcattttgcctgcctaaAGGCCCTTTCAGATTGGAAGCGATTTGCGCTGCGCTGTCAGCGCAAAACCGTGACGTGCGCGAGGTCGCCGAGCAGTGCGCTGTGCTGCGCTTGCGCTTTGTTTGACGCAGCAACAAACTGCAGTGGCGCGACacaagccattgaaaataattgGTTTCACAGCGCAGCAGTGCGGTTGTCGCAGTCTGTCTGAAAGGCCCGTATGTTTGTAGACTTGCTTAGATTTAGATGATTTGATCATTTTTCCTTGATttatgtgcttttttttgttaaatgatttcttttttggaCTCTTcttaatgtgtttattgttgatacacAATCGTGAGTCTGCACAggatgttttaattaatttgtgttttcctgccCGGTTGGATCTGCTCTGTTGCATTAGACTAGCCGCATATTCTCCACTTAGCAGAGCGGAGAGACGCTTCAGGGCAGCTTCTGAAACTCACTGCAGCGCATGTATTTTCTAGAATGGCCGAGATCAGCTCTGGTTGCTGCCCAGTGGAATGGAGCCATAGTCTAATGTGTTTTAGTGGAGATTTTGAAAAGGATTTTTTAATTACAggaacatttcacaaaaaaaacgaGGTTTTGAGTAGCAAACACCCCTTTAGGCTTACAAAGTCACTCTGAAAAGTTTGCTACGTGCTCCAGAGACCACGTTTCACAGCAAATACAGGAATTCAAAAATCCATAGAAACTTCTAACTGCACCAACCATAATCTCTGTCCTTTCCTTTCGGTTTGGCTCGTGGTGGCAGCAGGCTGAGCAAGTTAGCCCAGACATCCCTCTCCTCACCCACGTCCTCTAGCTCCTCATACAGTTATTTCTAAggctacaacaacaacagtatcattcaacaaaaaacaaagcgGGCCACTATTAGTCCTGCATGTGTAACCTAACAATTACTTCTCTAGTTTCATAGTGCAACTTAAAACACTGATAAGTGTTATTTTTGCCAAATAAGCTTCAACATAACTGTAACTTTTTTTACACAAGGATCAGGACTTTTACTGCAAGCTCCTTGCTCTCCGTCATTGAGCCCATGGA
Proteins encoded:
- the hyal6 gene encoding hyaluronoglucosaminidase 6, whose amino-acid sequence is MALMELRLLALALWVGVGVKVQVRGDQMKPAWGPLIPHRPFIVVWNAPTESCRLRFKVDLDLSVFDIVANLNETLSGPNVTIFYHSHLGYYPYYSNSGVPVNGGLPQNQSISKHLSKARADIDKLIPHKDFRGLGVIDWENWRPQWVRNWGSKDIYRNKSKEQIRKLHPNWPESKVEKEAKESFERAGQAFMNLTLALAEGRRPDGLWGFYLFPDCYNYGYKQYPQRYTGECPNVEHVRNDHLMWLWKETTALYPSIYLDYELKSSSNTVKFVHYRVKEAMRIASIARTGFTLPVFVYSRPFYAYTFVVLSESDLIHTIGESAALGVSGVVLWGSSEYARSQRNCLTVKKYIDGPLGHYVINVTSAAKLCSKALCKKNGRCVRKSLDSGAYLHLNPRFFHIHRNPAPRGPRFHVSGHLNNHDILDMKHKFTCNCYQGWTGIYCEMPQAPPPPPPPPPPPQPAIPLPHPRENSLLGDILLLLSLHFSCLCIIMFLGLCLIIKCLIL